One genomic window of Streptococcus mitis includes the following:
- a CDS encoding helix-turn-helix domain-containing protein, producing the protein MRYDFGKVYKEIRESKGLTQEEVCGNVLSRTSLSKIESGKVTPKYENMEFLLRQINMSFEEFDYICHLYQPSQRTEIMQTYLNMNSIIGGSGLVHFFETCQNYLKTHHDLPIEEIRDMLEIVIHIRQHGTEQLSDQVKQTIQKLWEKIEKQDTWYESDLKILNTILFSFPIEHLHLITGKILQRLEVYKNYQHLYDLRMAILLNLSTIYLYHQDKNMCQQICYTLLEDAKNKKSYDMLAICYVRIGICRDDAKLIQKGFSLLELTDETSILAFLKKEVEIYYQPKEI; encoded by the coding sequence ATGCGTTATGATTTTGGAAAGGTCTATAAAGAAATACGTGAGTCAAAAGGATTGACCCAAGAAGAGGTCTGTGGAAATGTTCTCTCAAGAACTAGCCTATCAAAGATTGAAAGTGGCAAGGTAACTCCCAAATATGAAAACATGGAATTTCTTCTCCGACAGATTAATATGAGTTTTGAAGAGTTTGACTACATCTGCCATCTCTATCAGCCGAGCCAACGGACAGAAATCATGCAAACTTATCTCAATATGAATTCCATCATTGGTGGCAGTGGTCTAGTTCATTTTTTTGAAACATGCCAAAACTATCTCAAGACCCATCACGACCTGCCTATAGAAGAAATCAGGGATATGCTGGAAATTGTCATTCATATCCGCCAACATGGTACAGAGCAACTGTCAGACCAAGTGAAACAGACTATCCAAAAGCTGTGGGAAAAAATTGAAAAACAAGATACATGGTATGAAAGTGACCTAAAAATCCTCAATACCATTCTTTTCAGCTTTCCAATTGAACACCTCCATCTCATCACTGGAAAAATCTTGCAACGCTTAGAAGTCTATAAAAACTATCAACATTTATATGACTTGCGAATGGCAATCCTACTCAACCTTTCCACCATTTACTTATACCATCAAGACAAAAACATGTGTCAACAAATCTGCTATACTTTACTAGAGGATGCCAAGAACAAGAAAAGCTACGATATGCTTGCTATCTGCTATGTCCGTATTGGGATTTGTAGGGATGATGCTAAACTTATCCAAAAAGGGTTCTCCCTTCTAGAGCTGACCGATGAAACTTCCATTCTAGCCTTTCTCAAAAAAGAAGTGGAGATCTATTATCAACCGAAAGAAATATAA